Genomic DNA from Corylus avellana chromosome ca4, CavTom2PMs-1.0:
ATCCTTTACAAAAAACTTAGATATCAACTAATGAAGAGATCTCCCAATCcctttacaaattttaaaataaatttcatgtgGCCATCAAAAACTAATGCGAAGACCCAAAACTTGACTCACACTCTGAGGAAAGGTCATTTCAGCCACAAAATTCGCATTTTGTATGAACCCCAGTGATATTGGTTAAGAGTTAAACTGAATATATGAAAGTATATGCACCAAAATCAAAGAGTTAAACTGAGACCCAGTGACGCGAACTAGCATTGAAACATTGCAACTCAATTCCTTTTACATGACTCAACTAGCAATAATTTCATGTTCCAAAATGATTATAGTCCATATAATGAATATATCCAATAGGAACAGCCCATTTTACAGAAACACATAGTTAAATGAAATTCACACCTCACAAGGTCCAAATAGACAGGTTCTTTCCAGTTTGCACAGTCAAGCCCAAGCTTTTGAAATGCTGACaccatcaaaaaaagaaaagaaggcaaagaaaatgaagattAAAGTCACAAACCATATATTTTCAACTAGCTATGAATTGTGGTTACTAGAATATTCAATTAGATCATTTTGTGTGGTACAATATAATTACTGCATCTACCGCACCTACGTTGAAGGCTTGGCGGTTACCCACACGATAAGCATCCATAAGAACCCTGATAGGAAGAAAATAGATTTACAATAAAGTTCCAAATGAAACCAATATGTATAATacacattttaaaatgataataataaataaataaataacatccAAGTAGAATTATCTAGGTTATTGAAGACTTAAAATGGAGGAACAGAAGGAAGAGTTCAGGTCTCTACTAATCTTTCCACTTCACCACTTTTGAACACGTCTGGTGGAACGTGATCACAGTATCAGGATTTCCTGAACATAATGTTACTTATCATTTCAATCATATGCATTAATGGGAATGTAATATAGATAACACAATcagaaaagaaccaaaaaatcAGATATATCGTGAATGAAACCAAATAGAGGTTACCGTATTGGTAAACAAAAGACgagtaataaaaagttttacACATAAAGATGAGTAGATGACCCATCTAATCAACTGCAAGCACGTAACACGAAACCTGGAAACATCATACGGGCactagaaaaattgaaaaatcaaaatgaatcTATAAAAGTCATCGCATAGTAACATCAGAATAAAGTCAAAAATCACAATTACAAAAATGACACACGTTTGCTGAAATCCTTTGGGCGAAGACCCATTTAACCAACTCCATAATTGAAAAGAAACACTAGTTTATAATCAAATATAACAAGAAGTAAAGGAAGCATCAAAGAAACGTACAGGAAGATAGCATCAGGTAAAAGAGAAAATACAATACGAATTGTACATCAAATTAAAGTACATAGACTACAGAAAATACGTGTACCCTTCAACTTCAAGAAGAACAGCAAGTTCCTGAGATGGGTTCTGGTTGTCGGAGCTGGAAGGTGAGCTGAAAGCAATGAACCGATTGAAGTGCAAACATTTTCCGGGAGAAGTGGTGGAGTTTCTTGGGAAAATGGAGGAAAATGGGAGAGCCAAATAAGGGTTTCTGGGCGTGTAACAGTTGCAAAAAGTGTTGTTGGAGTTATTGCTAGCGGTGCTTGAAAGGCGCAAAGTGTTAAGAATTGAACAAGAAGCAATTTCCATGGCAGTTGGTTCAGTTTTTTGAGCTACTGCAGAGCACCCATACACCATACCAGCTTTTATGTAAAAGGTTTTGCTGTTTAATAAATGATTGCAATATCACGAGTAAGAAATTCttgaattattaatattttttttgttttttttgagttaaaacAAGCATCAatagataaatgcaaaatagCAAATATCACTCTTGAATTATCCCCTGATTTTGGATTTATATAAGTCCaattcttttcttaaaaaaattatcttaaatttaatagatttaaTTATATTACATTCATCTAATTTTTCTCCGCTTCATTAATAATAGggtaaatctaaaaaaaaaatctagaattaACACACgccattttaaaatttgtgagTTTCAGTGCATAAGTTTATCGCGAATTTGAAAtgaattatttcattaattttccAACCAATTTTGCACTGTTCGTTAGTTTCAATAGCACTTTCCAAGTTGATCGAATTTAATTAGTAAGACGAGTAGTGGCCGGAGGTGGGCTGAGCAATGGTCGACCAGGGTGGCCAACCATTTGAACGATTAATGGAATTATTAATTTTAGAACTATTTTATTCCTCCCTTATTTTTTGTAGAGAAATATATATTCCTCATTTAAGGAAAAtagttatttaaaataatagttattctCAATAAAGGCAGGGTATccatataataaaatgattattcTATAAGAATAGCtatatttttttagagaaataaatATTCCTCAATTTAGGAGAATAGTTATTTCTAAATAATAGTTATGCTCAATAATGGTAGAGCatccaaataataaaataattattctataGGAATAGTTATTTGATTTTTAGGTCTATTCCAACGCACTAAATGTGCCAGAATTCATGAATAATATACTACACAAACTTTCATTCTCCCACTCCTCCCACTTCTTATACTCATgacataacttttaaaatcattattgaatttataaagaattattattaaactttgatcaaatgataattaaCTAGTTCCTCAATCCCTTTTCCCTTCCcaagcattatatatatatatatatatatatataaaaaaaaagtaaaaagtttcTCATTACAACAGTGCGTAGTAGTAAAAAAACAGTTCCCCAAGATGTATAACAATATTGATatctttgcatatttttttttttcctacgtTGACATGTTTGCTTTTAGCAAAAAGAAACTGTACAGTTTTCTATACAAAGATGAAGATGGGGGGATATGTCATGATGCTTGAGCAATCCCCTTTTCCACAAGCATATCATACACTTTATCAACTTTACTCGCTTCCACCTTGAACAGGCTATGGGCATCGGACTTCTTGGTGACATTTCCCTTCAGAATTTCTACTGACATGACCTGCAGCATGTTCAGATAATGTGAAGGTAGTATTCTGATCTCCCCACAAAGCCCTTTCTCCTGCATGTAACATTATCACAACACCATAATCAAATTCACAAGCTTCGACGACACAAAATTAAGCACAATTTGCTACATAATTCTTGTATGCTGTCTCCTTACAATCTGAGGATTGGTAGAATTGTAGAGAGAACGAATATCGGATAAGTAACAAACGAGGAGTCGTCTTTCTATGCTAAGGCTAGAATTGAGGACAGCATTCTTACAGTTTCGGAGAGTAAATCGGCCCCTGCAAATCCAGTGATGTCCCACTCGTCTACACAGCTTGAAATAGTTTGCAATGCTGAAGACGAATCCCTGCTACTAGGTTGCAGACCTGTGGAGCCCTTGACAAATCCCTGAGGGCTGGCATCAAATTCTCCTTTGAGATGATTTTGCCTTTGCAGGACCTTACCATTGGGACCCTGAGCACTTTCTTTAACTCCATGTTCACTTTCTTCAGCTTCCTTTTTCCTCTTCTGCTCAATAAATCTATTTGCCTCAGCAGCTGTACAGCAGCCTGCAGCTCGAGCTTCCTGCATAATTATTTAGGACATTAGCACAGCCATATAGCCAATTACTAGCTGGTCAGTCTTCTTCAGCCATAGGTAACCATGAACATTAGAAATTAGCAAAAAAAGTGAGAGGAGAATGTGTGCTGCAAACCcaatgaatttgaaaaaatagcatCTCATATGCTCTCGGCTCAAGTCAAAGTGATAAAGGGTGGGGATAAGGTAATCCTAGGTTCAAATTTTCCCAACAAACACGGGAAAAGAAAATCTTGAACCAAATGAAGTGAATAATGCATACGGAGAATCAAGTGTGAGGGATGCATCAACCTGAAGATCTTGTATTCTTTTGACTATACGCTGTTCCTCAATAATATTCTTAAGTAACTTATCATGCTCTTCTTTCAAGTGGAATCGCATTAAGACCCTATAACGCTGACATATCTCCCTCTCTTCAGGTGAGAAGCTCTTCTCAAAAGGGTCAGGGTAAAGTAAATTTCTTTCCAATATGAAATCCTTCCTGCGTTTTCTCTCATCAAGCCTGTCAAGAAGTGCCCAGTGAGTTAtgggaaaacaaaaattctcaTTGTTGCAAaatgagtttattttgatacatgatcatctcttcttttttgggggTAAGTAAGAATACCTATTTAGAGGATCATGTATCAAAATAACACTCATTCGCAACAATAATTGTCTAAAATTACATACAGCAGTACAAAACATGCAATAACTCTACAGTCCAATAGGCAAATGTGCTATGTCACGTGTTGCaagtaaacaataaaatattttagtatttcattaaaaacataaaatctaaATGCTATTACAATAATATAGGATATTGACCGGTGTTAACATATGAAGGTGGAATAATTGACTTAGGCCGTGTGTTGGGAACCAAAGTTCTCAGGTTGAACATTCTCAAGCTGCCAATGCATGTGATTTGCTGATGATAATATGCAGtataataggaagaaaaaaaatagacaagAATATAGGTTATGGCAAAACATGTTTTGCCTTCTAGACACTAAACTTGGTGCAGCAAACAACAATATGGGCTAAAATAATCACTCATTCTTCTATTACAAGAGCCTAGTACACAAGTGAAAACATGGACTAGTTGATAAATGAAAGATTGATAACATAAATGGAAAATGTTTCTGAAATGAGCTCTATGTTTCACAGCCCTTCTTCAAATATGTAATGAACCAAGCTTGAGCATGTAGCTGACATTGGTGCCAGGCTCGAGATCCTCTCCTACTCCGTTTAAAATTAAGGGAATCACTCTCAAGCATTTAACAATTGGCTGAATATGACCAATCAGCAACCCTAACCACAAGTTAGTTGAATCTCAATTAATAGGCATCTAGCCcatgaaaagaagaaacaacAAACTACAGTGGTTCTGCAATTTTTTATACATCAAGAGCAAAACTGCAATCCCTTCATGAGCTACATTATAGAGATTCCTTCAGGACTTAATGGCAAACCCATTTTCTTTTATCTATTTACTACATGTATATTGATACTATAGACCATCAATCAGCCATGTCTGTGCAATAGTTTCTTTCACAAAACCTGCACACTGAAGGAAATACATGGTTACCTCTTTGAGTAGATACGCAGCACTCTCAACTTCAATTCGTGGTCAGTATCAGAGTCAGTATCCTTGAATTCCATATCTGCCAGTACCAGTTCTGCATCGTTATCATATTCAATCTCAAACTCCTGCCTCTTGAAATTATAACCACTCAACTCAGTCATAGAAGGTCCCTCATCCCCTAAAACCCTAGGCTTTTTCTCTCGAATGCTCCTGTCCGACTGAAGTTCTgaaatttattaagaaaaagaatGTATCAAGTATACTTGTGAAatgaaatgttattttcttCACCAACTCATTGtagtaagaatttttttcaataagaatacAATCTGTGCACACATCAATCCAAAAAtaacagttttttttctttttcatttttgaacaCAATGTAATCCAACAAAACCTTAATTCAGAATGAAAACTCTAATTTATTTGTGCACATGAGGAAAGATGTTATGCAGCAGATGAAATTATGTAGTATGCACTTACTTTTGGGAAAACTCTAGAATAACGTCTCCAGCTACAAAATTAGTTGtacatatcaaaattttatacaaataaCAGTTCAAATGAAACACCCCAAAAATTATCGATTACAAGAattgccataaaaaaaaattgataaataaataaagcaatagACAACCAATGGTTGGAAGTTATTGTAAAATGCAGAAAGCCTGCCTTGCACACTAGTGCCATCCTTGATCTGGGCTTTGTTGGAGGCCTTCTTTACCGCATTTGAGAATGTGTCACCACTGCTTGAACCCAAACCTGTGCCTATATCTGATGCCAATAGTAAAAATAAGTTTAtgctttttcaataataaaccCAAGCACATAAAAGGAACGATAATTTTCTAAATTGTCACATTCTAGATCAAGTAATTGCATATGCAATTTCTTCTAAATGACTTCATCTTTCACTGTTTAGTCAGCCTTGCCTCCACCAGCATCAACAAGGGTCTGTTTGGCAACAGGGATGTCCTAGACACTGTTCACCATTTGACCGTTGACCATCAACTCTGAAATTTCAGCCTCAAAATGTCACACGATTTTGACCATATTGCCCCTGCGCTCCATCCTTCACTTACTGtatttttttcctgaaaatccCCAAAGCACTCCCCCCAGCGCTCCAtccaattcttcttcttcttcttcttctttcttcttcttcttcagctccaTTGCTCAAATCCCAAATGAACCTTTTAAAACCCCACAAATTCCCACTCAGTCCCTTCCTCTGTTTCCTTCNNNNNNNNNNNNNNNNNNNNNNNNNNNNNNNNNNNNNNNNNNNNNNNNNNNNNNNNNNNNNNNNNNNGgagaggtttttattttattttatttggtctGACTTTTCCCTCCGGGGGAACTTCCGGTATGATCGCTGGGTTGTGTGTTCAACGGTTGGTTTTTTACTTTGGAAAATGCATTCGCTCAGACACAAGAGCGCTCGCTTTTACGAGTCGTGCGCTgggatttttttggagaaacaaTTGAAGGGTAATATAGTAAATGCACGTCAGGGAAAGGAGCCACAATTTTGACTGAACAGTGTCTAGGCTGCGTGGggctttttccaaaaattatcGATTACAAGAATtgccataaaaaaaattgataaataaataaagcaatagACAACCAATGGTTGGAAGTTATTGTAAAATGCAGAAAGCCTGCCTTGCACACTAGTGCCATCCTTGATCTGGGCTTTGTTGGAGGCCTTCTTTACCGCATTTGAGAATGTGTCACCACTGCTTGAACCCAAACCTGTGCCTATATCTGATGCCAATAGTAAAAATAAGTTTAtgctttttcaataataaaccCAAGCACATAAAAGGAACGATAATTTTCTAAATTGTCACATTCTAGATCAAGTAATTGCATATGCAATTTCTTCTAAATGACTTCATCTTTCACTGTTTAGTCAGCCTTGCCTCCACCAGCATCAACAAATCTGAACCTATCTCCTTCCAGATTCATAAATCAGAGAAGACTACCAATCTATCAGCTGCAATCACATAAAATGCATATGTGCCCACCATTTTCCTTCAACAAGACCTCAATTAACCAGTACATCCACAGAGTACAGTAAACCAATAAATCTTgtccagagagagagagtcatgATGTGAACTGGAGCAGTCATAGAGCATACTAATGCCATGGTGTCAAAGAGATCTTAAAGTAgccttttttccaaattttgaaTGATCACATTTCACAGCTCTTTTGATATTTCATAGTATAAAGTTTTAGCAATAAGGCAAATTCCTTACTTTCTTAATTGAGCATGATAAACAACCAGACATGGCTAATTTACACAATTTTGCATGAGTTAATTCAAAATAAGTAAAGTCAGATTTTTGGGACTGCCAAACAGGCACAAAGAAAAATGCTGATAAGCAGCAACTTTCAAGATATTGACTGCTCTACCTGATGTAAAGCTAGATGAGGAATGACAAGGCTGACCTTTTTTTGATTCATCATATCTGAtgtaaaaaatcaaaataattagcATATGAGAATCACAAAGCTGAATTCAAAATCACTAGAGTGTCGAAGATGGCAATACCCGACTCTTGCTGGGAATGGAGATTCTTCTTTCAGAGTAAGCTCCCTAATCTTAGGAATTTCTGTGGCAAAGAAAAGGTAAATACAGCAGCCTTGACACACATAATAATACTTGTATCTTATAGTTCTGGAGACAATAGGAATTATAAGCAATCAGTAAATgcacaaaatataaacaaatgcACCATTCCTGAGAATCAAGAAGAGTGAATTGATAAACTTCTCAACTAATGCTTTTGAATTAACATTTACATGGAACAACAGAAAATATGACTGTATAAGCAAAACACATATATCCCACTCAAGCAAGCACATCAACAAAAAATCAGCGGACTACAAATTTACTCAGCACGGTTCAGCCTTATCCATAAGGCATTTATTCTCCTACTGATATACCAATTCAAACTAGTCAAATATCATAatgaaaaatcacaaaaacaagaGCTACAAGCCAGCAATTAACAATAGAATAGGCAAACTAACCTTCCTTGACTTCACCAGGCCCTTTGGCCATAGCAAGGAGCTCTTCCCTGCTCTTTCCCATAACATGCGACATGTCCTACGTACATAAATTACAACTTTAATTTACACACCATATACCTACATGCATGTAGTATAAGTATGTATgcacatgtcaaaaattaccggcaAAGGAAAGCATGGAGAGCTTATGTATACAGCATTATAGTGGTCAATACATTGCGATTTGGTTTTTGTTCCAACATGTTCGGCAACTTCAGTCCAGTTACCAAATCCATACATTTCAATGCCCTAAAAAAACATTCATCACCCAAACATCAAGAGCAATAATACGTTGTTTCATGACAGATTATTAGCAGCATTaacctaaataattaaataaaaaatttaaggaaaagtgagttttaagcaaataaattacCTCCAGAAGTAATATCTCTTCATCAACATTCCAGTCTGGACACATAAGTGGGAAACAGAGATTGTCCTGTCaggaaaaaatgtttttttctcaatttcaatCAACATTTACACACATAGTAACTGAGGCAATATGGTAAAAGTGGAAAACTAATTCAGATTTCCAATTTCATTTCATAGTGaaccaaaatgaaaaccaaGTCCATTGTCTATCTCTTAATCATTCAATTTGTCTAAATTAGCTCCTAATCCTACTCCTaagaaagtttttgttgatTAGGAAACTTGCTTAATTCCTTATCAGATTTTATTcttgattttattgtcattattattctcatattttattttcattattgcCTGCAATACGAGTAAGGGGAATGGAACTCTTTGCTGTAATCTGCATTAACTGTATTAGCAAATAATTTGTATAAGGTTTTCTATTTGAGCATGTAGATGTTGTATGGTTATATATCAAAGAATACAAGCTTTCTTCTCCCtgctttatttttctcttctttctgttttcttcaacTCAGTATCAAGCCACGTAGGCGGCTCACCCACAGTTGTTAAAGACTGTTAGAGACTGTTAGAGGCTCGATCGAAGACTCTTGGGTCATCTAGATGTTGACGCCAGGGTAGTAAGAATTACTGGAGTTGTGCTCAAGGTCTCATGAGCGTCTTATATATGTACCCCGAAGATGGTCAAAGAACAGTGGTTTCTGGTTTCCCTTGTCACCCTGAAGAAAACGACAACCGAAAGATCAGAAGCTTCAATTTGTGATTGGtgtctttgtgtttttttcatttttggatgCTAAGGCGTTAGGCAATGTTCTCTAGGTTAGTTTACGTACTTCTTATGTTTTCTGGTGATGCTGATGCATTTTCCGATGACTGGCCACGACAATGTTAGACAGGGCTAAAACGATAAGTCATTTTTGTCTGGGGTGTAAACTACAAGTCATTGAAGGGGGACCAAGCTGCAAGTCGATTGGTGCAACATACACTACATGTCGTGCGGTAAAAGACAAAAGGACACATCGTTTGGCGCAATGACTTACGATAGAAAACCAACCTCAACAACAAGTCGTTTAGTGAggtaaaagggaaaaaaaaaacgaccgGTATATTTCTTATTGCTTCATGACTACTTCTATGATATGATTCATCTTGCTTAGTCATTCATATTTGAGCCTTATGTATTGGAGCTATTGGGTTGGATGTCTGCTCTAGAAATGTCCAAAAGAATCAGACCTTAAGAAATCCAAAAAAGGGTATAAAGAGAGTCTGGTGACCTCTCTAAATTAAAATCCAACCCTCCATGTCACAACCGTGAAATTGGATGGGGCACATATAAAGAAGAAACTCCTTGCAGAGGGCATGTGCACCCCCAGGACTAGTCGGAGCGAAGCTCCAGATACCCggtgccaaatcaaaaaaatgactataaagaaaacaaaaaaaaagaaactacttTTTTGCGTGCTGCTGAGAATCTGAGATTGcccttttacttatcaaaaaaaaaagaaaacaaacttcAAGCAATTTGTGGGAAAAAGCAATTTAATGATGACACAGGAATTCATGATAACCAGATTAATGATAGGCCTGTCCAACTAATAAACTACTTTTGGAAATTATATCAAAGGTGCCAGACAGttattgaaattcaaaatgatatttaaataagaaaaaagctTTCAACTTGACATCCTGCAAGCATCCAAACGTAATACGTACTTGCTAAGTATTAGTAAGAGGAGAGAGCAAAGAATATTAATATAGAGATGGTAAAAGGCATGACACAGAAATGGGTACTCACTACACCTTTGAATTGCCAAGGCagcaatgaaattaattaactacaAAGAAAAGTACTAACCATAACCCTGTAAGGATGATTGCTCTTATGCGGTGTAACCTCAGCTCCTAAAGAAAAGCACTCTACACAAAGATCAAAATCTGGGCACATTACACACTTGATGCGGACCCTCCCTGAGATATCCTTATTGCAATAATTACAGTGGTACAAAGCCACTTTCCCTTCAAACATTCCTTGACCTACCACATTGTAAGAGATTAAGTTAGTAGTCAAATTAAGGCCTAAAACTACAAAGTGAAGAAACGTTTAAGAAACCAAAGCACAAATCACAAACAACAAGAGGCATCAGAATTCTTGCAGACCAATACCCTCACTAtcacatcaacaaaaatatacCTAGATCCGAAATCACGCTAACAATGCTAGTGACAGAAGTATCTGTAAGAGTAGTACCTATAATTTCTGCATTGGAAGCCGCCCTCTTTCTCTTGGACctacagaaaatgaaaaattcaagtGAGACTGCATTGAAGAAAAAAGCAACATACACAAACTACAGGCAAATATaacatggagaaaaaaaaaaaaaaaaacaccaaatgaAACATCTAGGAATAAACATGAAGCTCCAATTTTCTGCTCAACATCGCTACAAATGTATACAAATATTAAACTCCTCATCAAATAGATAGGCTTATTTTGGTTTCGAACCAATTAAAAATTCACTCATTTTCTTATGGGTTTTCTTGCAGTTTAATGTGCTTCAAATTTGcaggaaaatgaagaaaaataattgtaCGGACCTTTGGTTTGGATCGTCTTCCACAGTATGCGACAGCGCTCGAGACCGA
This window encodes:
- the LOC132177202 gene encoding transcriptional adapter ADA2 isoform X1, whose translation is MGRSRALSHTVEDDPNQRSKRKRAASNAEIIGQGMFEGKVALYHCNYCNKDISGRVRIKCVMCPDFDLCVECFSLGAEVTPHKSNHPYRVMDNLCFPLMCPDWNVDEEILLLEGIEMYGFGNWTEVAEHVGTKTKSQCIDHYNAVYISSPCFPLPDMSHVMGKSREELLAMAKGPGEVKEEIPKIRELTLKEESPFPARVGYDESKKGQPCHSSSSFTSDIGTGLGSSSGDTFSNAVKKASNKAQIKDGTSVQDIGTGLGSSSGDTFSNAVKKASNKAQIKDGTSVQELQSDRSIREKKPRVLGDEGPSMTELSGYNFKRQEFEIEYDNDAELVLADMEFKDTDSDTDHELKLRVLRIYSKRLDERKRRKDFILERNLLYPDPFEKSFSPEEREICQRYRVLMRFHLKEEHDKLLKNIIEEQRIVKRIQDLQEARAAGCCTAAEANRFIEQKRKKEAEESEHGVKESAQGPNGKVLQRQNHLKGEFDASPQGFVKGSTGLQPSSRDSSSALQTISSCVDEWDITGFAGADLLSETEKGLCGEIRILPSHYLNMLQVMSVEILKGNVTKKSDAHSLFKVEASKVDKVYDMLVEKGIAQAS
- the LOC132177202 gene encoding transcriptional adapter ADA2 isoform X2, producing MGRSRALSHTVEDDPNQRSKRKRAASNAEIIGQGMFEGKVALYHCNYCNKDISGRVRIKCVMCPDFDLCVECFSLGAEVTPHKSNHPYRVMDNLCFPLMCPDWNVDEEILLLEGIEMYGFGNWTEVAEHVGTKTKSQCIDHYNAVYISSPCFPLPDMSHVMGKSREELLAMAKGPGEVKEEIPKIRELTLKEESPFPARVGYDESKKDIGTGLGSSSGDTFSNAVKKASNKAQIKDGTSVQDIGTGLGSSSGDTFSNAVKKASNKAQIKDGTSVQELQSDRSIREKKPRVLGDEGPSMTELSGYNFKRQEFEIEYDNDAELVLADMEFKDTDSDTDHELKLRVLRIYSKRLDERKRRKDFILERNLLYPDPFEKSFSPEEREICQRYRVLMRFHLKEEHDKLLKNIIEEQRIVKRIQDLQEARAAGCCTAAEANRFIEQKRKKEAEESEHGVKESAQGPNGKVLQRQNHLKGEFDASPQGFVKGSTGLQPSSRDSSSALQTISSCVDEWDITGFAGADLLSETEKGLCGEIRILPSHYLNMLQVMSVEILKGNVTKKSDAHSLFKVEASKVDKVYDMLVEKGIAQAS